The Aspergillus nidulans FGSC A4 chromosome VIII genome contains the following window.
GGGGTTGGAGAATATCACTCTGAAACACCCGCACCACCGCACATTCCACCGCGACCCGATCCCGCAGGAGGATGATTACGATTCCACGCGGTTTTATAGGTGGCATATTGATGCCGCTCTGTATGGGCTCAACCCGCCAATTGTGACAACGTTACTTGCCGTCAAGGTGCCGGGGGGTCGAAGACAGACCGTGCGATATGATGATGGCTCCGGTGAGACGATGGATGTGCCGCTGGGCACAACGGCATTTGCCTCGGGAGAGCGGATGTTCGAGCTCCTCTCagaggaggataaggagTTTGCGCTGAGTAGCCGGGTCGAATATGCACCTCATCCGTGAGAAACCCACCCTTACAACAGCCCACAATGACAGCCAGCTGGATCAGACGCTAATAGCAACAGATACATTTGGATGTCCCCAGCCCGCTCGCTCCCGACTGGCCTCGGCCTGCACAGTGACGATCTCGAACTCCCGCTCTCGGAGCTCCCGCCCATCGACGAATCCGCCATCCAGATCCTTCCCATGGTGTGGAAGAACCCCGCCACGGGGAAACCAGCGCTGCAGATCCACCCATCCGCTGTGCGCAAGATCCACTGCGGTGATGGGACTGTCATAGACGATCTAAAGAAAGTCAGGGAGATCGCGTATAAACTGCAACGGCCCGCTATTAGTCCGCAGTATGTGTACGCGCATGACTGGGAAGAGGGGGATCTGGTCCTGTTTCATAATCGTGGGGTGCTGCATTCGGTGGTCGGTGCCTttggagaaggcgaggtcAGGTTGTTTAGGCAGTGTAACCTGGCGGCAGGGGAGGGAGTTGTGCCGTATAGAGAGTAGTTAGTAGTATAGGGATGGACAAATGGTATTATATATAGACGAATAAAGAGATAGACATAGATGGAATACAGATATATCAGTGCCATTCAACTATAGAGACGCTGAAGCTGTGCTGATTTGTCTAGATATTCCGTCAGAGC
Protein-coding sequences here:
- a CDS encoding TauD/TfdA family dioxygenase (transcript_id=CADANIAT00002203) encodes the protein MPAITVKPLTPPAGSAIDFGAVITDVDLEHLTVVLKNQHQLTPKAQYELTRRFDPSATQYGHGKTLDAKRSILHPDLKTIPHQPQVQVIGHGFIDSYEGLENITLKHPHHRTFHRDPIPQEDDYDSTRFYRWHIDAALYGLNPPIVTTLLAVKVPGGRRQTVRYDDGSGETMDVPLGTTAFASGERMFELLSEEDKEFALSSRVEYAPHPYIWMSPARSLPTGLGLHSDDLELPLSELPPIDESAIQILPMVWKNPATGKPALQIHPSAVRKIHCGDGTVIDDLKKVREIAYKLQRPAISPQYVYAHDWEEGDLVLFHNRGVLHSVVGAFGEGEVRLFRQCNLAAGEGVVPYRE